A window of Nicotiana sylvestris chromosome 8, ASM39365v2, whole genome shotgun sequence genomic DNA:
TATCCCATGGACTCAAAGGAATGTAGTGTATGATCATCTAATATGCTATGGATTTGTTCAAGGTTATACAAGATGGATTAATCATGGGGAATGGGAAATTTCGATGAATGTTAATTGTGACATGGATGATAATGTTTCCTCGTACGATGATATTGATGAATTATTGAATGATCAATTTAGAGATGTTGCACATTCCGAAGGAGTGTATGAATGTCCAAATGAAGATGCCAATAAATTTTATAACTTAGTTGACGAGGCAAGCCAAGAACTATATCCTGGTTGTAAAGGATTCTCTATATTATCTTTCACAATCTGTCTATATTTGTTGAAGTGTCTACATGGATGGAGCAATGCGTCTTTCACTTTTCTTTTAGAGCTATTAAAAGAGGCGATGCCTGAGTTGAATATTCCTATATCCTACAATAAAGCCAAATCTATGGTAAAGGATCTCGGCCTTGATTATGAAAAAATTGATGCATGTCCCAATGATTGCATGCTATTTAGGAATAACCATAAGGATGATGAATATTGTCATGTCTGTGGAGCTTCTCGATATATTAAATATACTGAACTAGATACAGATGAGGTAGATAGCGAGCTTGAGACTTCCAAAAAAGGTTATCGTGTTCCAGCAAAAATTTTGAGATACTTTCCATTAATTCCTAGACTCAAAAGGCTATTTATGTGCTCAAAGACAGCAGATACATTGAGGTGGCATGACGAGGAGCGTTCTAAAGATGGAAAGTTAAGGCATCCTGCTGATGGGCAAGCATGGAAAGACTTTGATAGCTTGCATTCAAAATTTACAAGGGATTCTCGCAATTTGAGACTTGGCTTAGCAAGTGACGGGTTCAATCCATTTCGGACCATGAGCATATCTCATAGCACATGGCCAGTTATTTTAATGGTGTATA
This region includes:
- the LOC138875039 gene encoding uncharacterized protein; amino-acid sequence: MYRKMTLLRESRSPLSILELPFLYVKRNLIPLFLATGVSEILFFSLLLSVNSASKHFSFKCSYFVWNSNVPSKKWIDLPRYSKEYVEGVQSLLNFAYSYGDPQGKEIQCPCTICCNIPWTQRNVVYDHLICYGFVQGYTRWINHGEWEISMNVNCDMDDNVSSYDDIDELLNDQFRDVAHSEGVYECPNEDANKFYNLVDEASQELYPGCKGFSILSFTICLYLLKCLHGWSNASFTFLLELLKEAMPELNIPISYNKAKSMVKDLGLDYEKIDACPNDCMLFRNNHKDDEYCHVCGASRYIKYTELDTDEVDSELETSKKGYRVPAKILRYFPLIPRLKRLFMCSKTADTLRWHDEERSKDGKLRHPADGQAWKDFDSLHSKFTRDSRNLRLGLASDGFNPFRTMSISHSTWPVILMVYNLPPWMCMKPEYCMLSLLIRGPRSPGNDIDVYLQPLIEELNVLWESRIETYDASRDQTFQMRAALLWTISDFPAYAMLSGWSTKGKLACLCHNSLRHNLDVMHIEKNIVDNVIGTLLDILGKTKDHANARYDLKKMGIRKNLQPKDTKDVKRTKFAKSMLLNDQ